A genome region from Micromonospora peucetia includes the following:
- a CDS encoding helix-turn-helix domain-containing protein, whose translation MLGGFGIDEREEAVYAEILRRRQTTVTEVSDALGIDPATVGDCLAKLASLGLVTGHDSGLHTAVAPDVGLGALIVQRQAELQRVHGRLAELVAVYRTGSSWPAGQVETITTPEQLATWIDTMERGAQTEILAFFRPPYILNPDLETFSRFAPTYRYVYERSAFDDSRVPEEISGFLRSGYEIRIADALPNKMIIIDRQAILLPMRLDQTSMHPGFLLIRGESLVRMLVDLFERVWTAATPLRVTAAGLADGVPAMDEVDILLLTMLLSGLPDKTVAARLGTSERTVQRRLRRLMELTGANSRMQLGWYAARSGLIPA comes from the coding sequence ATGCTAGGTGGGTTCGGCATTGACGAGCGCGAGGAGGCGGTCTATGCCGAGATCCTCCGCCGCCGCCAGACAACCGTCACCGAGGTGTCGGACGCTCTCGGCATCGATCCCGCCACCGTCGGCGACTGCCTCGCCAAGCTCGCCTCACTCGGTCTGGTCACCGGCCACGACAGCGGGCTGCACACGGCGGTGGCCCCGGACGTCGGACTCGGCGCACTGATCGTGCAACGTCAGGCCGAGCTGCAACGGGTCCACGGCAGGCTGGCGGAGCTGGTCGCGGTGTACCGCACCGGCTCGTCCTGGCCGGCCGGTCAGGTGGAGACGATCACCACGCCCGAGCAGCTCGCCACCTGGATCGACACCATGGAACGGGGGGCCCAGACGGAGATCCTGGCGTTCTTCCGACCGCCGTACATCCTGAATCCCGATCTCGAGACCTTCAGCAGGTTCGCGCCGACGTACCGCTACGTCTACGAACGCAGCGCCTTCGACGACTCCCGGGTTCCCGAGGAGATCAGCGGATTCCTGCGGAGCGGCTACGAGATCAGGATCGCGGACGCCCTACCGAACAAGATGATAATCATCGACCGGCAGGCCATCCTCCTGCCGATGCGGCTCGACCAGACGAGCATGCACCCCGGTTTCCTGCTGATCCGCGGCGAGTCTCTGGTCCGGATGCTGGTCGACCTGTTCGAGCGGGTGTGGACGGCGGCGACACCGCTCCGGGTCACCGCCGCCGGCCTTGCCGACGGCGTACCGGCGATGGACGAGGTCGACATCCTCCTGCTCACGATGCTGCTGTCCGGGCTGCCGGACAAGACCGTCGCCGCCCGGCTCGGCACCAGCGAACGCACGGTGCAACGCCGGCTCCGACGCCTGATGGAGTTGACCGGAGCCAACAGCCGGATGCAACTCGGCTGGTACGCCGCCCGATCCGGCCTCATTCCGGCCTGA